A single window of Streptomyces griseoviridis DNA harbors:
- a CDS encoding sialidase family protein — protein MTLLSRTLLVTAVLLAPLAAGAPAAAAGTGCASSVPYAAGQGGYDTYRIPAAVTTRAGTLLAFAEGRHDGAGDSGNIDVVLRRSTDGGCTWGPLQVVTAGHGDTRGNPAPVVDPRTGDIVLVTSYNSGAVTEARIMRGEVTPEQGRRVFVQRGRDDGRRFSAPAEITAAVKRPDWRWYATGPGHAVALTRGPHAGRLVVPANHSAAPPAGSSDTGQEARYYGGHALYSDDGGHTWRLGFVDDSYDGAENANETSAAQLPDGRLYFSARDQGGRSPGNRLDSYSDDGGATLARPYAIQHTLDDVPAVQGSVLQLRGHNSPLLFSGPSVPTARRAQALWRSTDAGATFTRALTLSDRPAAYSDLVQLDRDTVGVLWETGSAGPYETIAFRRLAVRELAS, from the coding sequence GTGACCCTCCTGAGCCGCACCCTCCTCGTCACCGCCGTGCTCCTCGCCCCGCTCGCCGCGGGCGCGCCGGCCGCCGCCGCAGGCACCGGCTGCGCCTCCTCCGTGCCGTACGCCGCCGGGCAGGGCGGCTACGACACCTACCGCATCCCGGCCGCCGTCACGACCCGCGCCGGCACCCTCCTCGCCTTCGCCGAGGGCCGCCACGACGGCGCGGGCGACTCCGGGAACATCGACGTCGTCCTGCGCCGCTCCACCGACGGCGGCTGCACCTGGGGCCCGCTCCAGGTCGTCACCGCGGGCCACGGCGACACCCGGGGCAACCCGGCCCCCGTCGTCGACCCGCGCACCGGCGACATCGTCCTGGTCACCTCCTACAACAGCGGCGCGGTCACCGAGGCGCGGATCATGCGCGGTGAGGTCACGCCCGAGCAGGGGCGCCGGGTGTTCGTGCAGCGCGGCCGGGACGACGGGCGCCGCTTCAGCGCCCCGGCCGAGATCACCGCCGCCGTGAAACGCCCCGACTGGCGCTGGTACGCCACCGGCCCGGGACACGCCGTCGCCCTCACCCGCGGCCCGCACGCCGGGCGCCTGGTGGTCCCCGCCAACCACTCCGCCGCCCCGCCCGCCGGGTCCTCCGACACCGGCCAGGAGGCCAGGTACTACGGCGGCCACGCCCTCTACAGCGACGACGGCGGCCACACCTGGCGCCTCGGCTTCGTCGACGACTCCTACGACGGCGCCGAGAACGCCAACGAGACCAGTGCCGCCCAACTCCCCGACGGCAGGCTCTACTTCAGCGCCCGCGACCAGGGCGGCCGCAGTCCGGGCAACCGCCTCGACAGCTACTCCGACGACGGCGGCGCCACCCTGGCCCGCCCCTACGCGATCCAGCACACCCTGGACGACGTCCCCGCCGTGCAGGGCAGCGTCCTGCAACTACGCGGCCACAACAGCCCGTTGCTGTTCTCCGGTCCGTCCGTGCCGACCGCCCGCCGGGCCCAGGCCCTCTGGCGCAGCACGGACGCCGGAGCCACCTTCACCAGGGCGCTGACCCTCTCCGACCGCCCGGCCGCCTACTCCGACCTGGTCCAGCTGGACCGGGACACGGTCGGCGTCCTCTGGGAGACCGGGTCCGCGGGACCGTACGAGACCATCGCGTTCCGGCGGCTGGCGGTGCGGGAGCTGGCGTCCTAG
- a CDS encoding dihydrodipicolinate synthase family protein, which translates to MTLPAPLTGVVPPVCTPLTPDGEVDPPSLRRLVDHLVGAGVSALFVLGSSSEAAFLRDRQRRQVVETVTAHVGGRLPVLAGAIDMTTPRVLDHIAAVTEAGADAVVVTAPFYTRTHPAETARHFRLAAAASPVPVIAYDIPSAVHTALDPDLVLALAAEGVLAGLKDSSGDLAGFRRVVTGARGRADLTGFTALTGSELLVDCALALGADGAVPGLANVDPHGYVRLDRLSRAGDLAGARAEQERLAALFGLVGVGDPARMGGGSSALGAFKAALHLRGVIDCPATADPQIPLAPREVERVAGFLTAAGLL; encoded by the coding sequence ATGACGTTGCCCGCCCCGCTGACCGGTGTCGTCCCGCCCGTCTGCACCCCCCTGACACCGGACGGCGAGGTGGACCCGCCCAGCCTGCGCCGGCTGGTCGACCACCTGGTGGGGGCCGGGGTGTCCGCCCTCTTCGTGCTCGGCTCGTCGTCGGAGGCGGCCTTCCTGCGCGACCGGCAGCGCCGCCAGGTCGTGGAGACGGTGACCGCTCACGTCGGCGGCCGGCTCCCGGTGCTGGCCGGGGCGATCGACATGACGACACCCCGGGTCCTCGACCACATCGCCGCGGTGACGGAGGCGGGCGCGGACGCCGTCGTCGTCACGGCGCCCTTCTACACGCGGACCCATCCCGCCGAGACCGCGCGGCACTTCCGGCTGGCCGCCGCCGCGAGCCCGGTCCCGGTCATCGCCTACGACATCCCGTCCGCCGTGCACACCGCGCTCGACCCCGACCTGGTCCTCGCACTGGCCGCCGAGGGGGTGCTGGCCGGGCTGAAGGACTCCAGCGGCGACCTGGCCGGCTTCCGCCGGGTCGTCACCGGTGCCCGCGGGCGCGCGGACCTCACCGGGTTCACCGCGCTGACCGGCTCGGAGCTGCTGGTGGACTGCGCGCTCGCGCTCGGCGCGGACGGCGCGGTGCCCGGCCTCGCCAACGTCGACCCGCACGGGTACGTCCGGCTCGACCGGCTGTCCAGGGCCGGGGACCTGGCCGGGGCGCGGGCCGAACAGGAGCGGCTGGCCGCCCTGTTCGGGCTGGTCGGGGTCGGCGACCCGGCCCGGATGGGCGGCGGCTCGTCGGCGCTCGGCGCGTTCAAGGCGGCGCTGCACCTGCGGGGCGTCATCGACTGCCCGGCGACGGCGGACCCCCAGATCCCGCTGGCGCCCCGGGAGGTGGAGCGCGTCGCCGGTTTCCTGACGGCGGCGGGACTGCTCTAG
- the leuA gene encoding 2-isopropylmalate synthase, with protein MANRQQPSTMPIHKYGRYEQVDLPDRTWPDNRITVAPRWLSTDLRDGNQALIDPMSPERKRRMFDQLVAMGYKEIEVGFPASGQTDFDFVRSIIEEEGAIPDDVTISVLTQAREDLIERTVESLKGARRATVHLYNATAPVFRRVVFRGSKDDIKQIAVDGTRLVVEYAEKLLGPETEFGYQYSPEIFTDTELDFALEVCEAVMDVWQPGPGREIILNLPATVERSTPSTYADRFEWMHRNLTRREHVVLSVHPHNDRGTAVAAAELALMAGADRVEGCLFGQGERTGNVDLVTLGMNLFSQGVDPQIDFSDIDEIRRVGEYCNQMEVHPRHPYAGDLVYTSFSGSHQDAIKKGFDAMEAQAAERGVTVDDIEWAVPYLPIDPKDVGRSYEAVIRVNSQSGKGGIAYVLKNDHKLDLPRRMQIEFSKIIQAKTDAEGGEITGADIWAVFQDEYLPRAQNPWGRVQVRNGQSTTDTDGVDTLTVEATVDGVDTVLSGSGNGPISAFFDALQTIGIDVRLLDYQEHTMSEGASAQAASYIECAIDGKILWGIGIDANTTRASLKAVVSAVNRATR; from the coding sequence ATGGCGAACCGCCAGCAGCCCAGCACCATGCCGATCCACAAGTACGGCCGCTACGAGCAGGTCGACCTCCCCGACCGCACCTGGCCCGACAACCGGATCACCGTCGCTCCGCGCTGGCTCTCCACCGATCTGCGCGACGGCAACCAGGCCCTGATCGACCCGATGTCGCCCGAGCGCAAGCGCCGGATGTTCGACCAGCTGGTCGCGATGGGCTACAAGGAGATCGAGGTCGGCTTCCCGGCCTCCGGCCAGACCGACTTCGACTTCGTGCGCTCCATCATCGAGGAAGAGGGCGCGATCCCCGACGACGTCACGATCTCCGTACTGACCCAGGCCCGCGAGGACCTGATCGAGCGGACCGTGGAGTCCCTGAAGGGCGCGCGGCGGGCCACCGTCCACCTCTACAACGCGACCGCGCCGGTCTTCCGCCGGGTCGTCTTCCGCGGCTCCAAGGACGACATCAAGCAGATCGCCGTCGACGGCACCCGGCTGGTCGTCGAGTACGCCGAGAAGCTGCTGGGCCCGGAGACGGAGTTCGGCTACCAGTACTCGCCCGAGATCTTCACCGACACCGAGCTGGACTTCGCGCTGGAGGTCTGCGAGGCGGTGATGGACGTCTGGCAGCCCGGCCCCGGCCGCGAGATCATCCTCAACCTGCCCGCCACGGTGGAGCGTTCGACGCCGTCGACGTACGCGGACCGCTTCGAGTGGATGCACCGCAACCTGACCCGCCGCGAGCACGTCGTGCTCTCCGTCCACCCGCACAACGACCGCGGTACGGCGGTGGCGGCGGCCGAGCTGGCGCTGATGGCGGGCGCCGACCGCGTCGAGGGCTGCCTCTTCGGGCAGGGCGAGCGCACCGGCAACGTCGACCTGGTCACCCTCGGCATGAACCTGTTCTCGCAGGGCGTCGACCCGCAGATCGACTTCTCCGACATCGACGAGATCCGCCGCGTCGGCGAGTACTGCAACCAGATGGAGGTCCACCCGCGCCACCCGTACGCGGGCGACCTGGTCTACACGTCCTTCTCCGGCTCCCACCAGGACGCCATCAAGAAGGGCTTCGACGCCATGGAGGCCCAGGCCGCCGAGCGGGGCGTCACCGTCGACGACATCGAGTGGGCGGTGCCCTACCTGCCGATCGACCCGAAGGACGTCGGCCGCTCCTACGAGGCGGTCATCCGGGTCAACTCGCAGTCGGGCAAGGGCGGGATCGCCTACGTCCTGAAGAACGACCACAAGCTGGACCTGCCGCGCCGGATGCAGATCGAGTTCTCGAAGATCATCCAGGCCAAGACGGACGCCGAGGGCGGCGAGATCACCGGCGCCGACATCTGGGCCGTCTTCCAGGACGAGTACCTGCCCCGCGCGCAGAACCCGTGGGGCCGCGTCCAGGTCCGCAACGGCCAGTCGACCACCGACACCGACGGCGTGGACACCCTCACCGTCGAGGCCACCGTCGACGGCGTGGACACCGTCCTGTCCGGCTCGGGCAACGGTCCGATCTCGGCCTTCTTCGACGCCCTGCAGACCATCGGCATCGACGTACGGCTGCTGGACTACCAGGAGCACACGATGAGCGAGGGCGCCTCCGCGCAGGCCGCCTCCTACATCGAATGCGCGATCGACGGCAAGATTCTGTGGGGCATCGGCATCGACGCGAACACGACGCGTGCGTCGCTGAAGGCGGTCGTCTCCGCGGTCAACCGCGCGACCCGCTGA
- a CDS encoding TerB family tellurite resistance protein, which translates to MLPERGRDGRAGRPARMLGTRTVWTPVGDGEFFCPGCGGDRNYQRLTGRRRFTLLGVPVLARGETGPVVECAACRRHFGTDALDHPTTTRFSAMLRDAVHTVALAVLATGGTCARASLESAACAVRAAGFDDCTRDQLAALVEALADDTGRAYSRPCGPGLAIELHEALDPLAPHLAAVGRESILLQGARIALADGPYTPAERDVLATVGAALTLGAADVDRLLAAAARTPS; encoded by the coding sequence GTGCTGCCAGAACGGGGACGAGACGGCCGTGCCGGACGGCCTGCCCGGATGCTGGGCACCCGCACCGTGTGGACGCCCGTCGGGGACGGCGAGTTCTTCTGCCCCGGCTGCGGAGGCGACCGCAACTACCAGCGGCTGACCGGCCGCCGCCGCTTCACCCTGCTCGGCGTCCCGGTCCTGGCCCGCGGCGAGACCGGCCCGGTCGTCGAATGCGCGGCCTGCCGACGGCACTTCGGCACCGACGCCCTCGACCATCCGACCACCACCCGCTTCTCCGCGATGCTCAGGGACGCCGTGCACACCGTCGCCCTCGCGGTGCTCGCGACCGGCGGCACCTGCGCCCGCGCCTCCCTGGAGTCCGCCGCCTGCGCGGTCCGCGCGGCCGGCTTCGACGACTGCACGAGGGACCAGCTCGCCGCCCTCGTCGAGGCGCTGGCCGACGACACCGGACGCGCCTACAGCAGGCCCTGCGGCCCCGGACTCGCCATAGAGCTGCACGAGGCCCTCGACCCGCTCGCCCCGCACCTCGCCGCCGTCGGCCGCGAGTCGATCCTCCTCCAGGGCGCCCGCATCGCCCTCGCCGACGGCCCCTACACCCCCGCCGAACGCGACGTCCTGGCCACCGTGGGCGCCGCCCTCACGCTCGGCGCCGCCGACGTCGACCGCCTCCTCGCGGCAGCCGCCCGTACGCCGTCCTGA